Below is a genomic region from Pectobacterium polaris.
CAAAATCAGGCCAAGAATGTTGTGCCGCCATTGAGCCGTCAGTTTGGCGCCTCTCTCTCCGCATTCAGTAACGCCAGCGCAGAGAAATTTGATGCCGCCGGTGTTCGTTTTGAACAAATTACCACGATTGGACAGAACATCTTGCTGAGCGGGTTGATTATCGGCCTGATCATGCTGTTCCTGACCGACCGCTATCTGGTGGTGTGTCTGGTTCGTCCATTAAACGATCTGCGCTATCACTTTAGCGTGATTGCTTCCGGCCACTTGGGCAAACCGATTCTGGACTTTGGTAATAACTGTGTCGGTCGCCTGTTCCCACTGCTGCGTGAAATGCAGGGGAGTTTGGCCAGCACGGTTAGCACAATCAGAAACAGCACGGATTCTATTTATCAGGGCGCTTCTGAGATTGCCGCAGGCAACAACGATCTGTCTTCACGTACCGAAGAGCAAGCTTCCGCGCTGGAAGAAACTGCGGCGAGCATGGAGCAACTGACGGCAACGGTGAAACAGAATGCCGAAAACGCCAACCATGCCAGCCAACTCGCATTACAAGCCTCGACAACGGCGAAGAAGGGCGGTGAAATTGTTGAGAACGTGGTGAAAACCATGGCGGAAATCTCCGGCAGCTCGAGAAAAATTGCAGAGATCACCACCGTGATTAACGGCATCGCGTTCCAAACCAACATTCTGGCGCTGAACGCGGCAGTAGAAGCGGCACGTGCGGGTGAACAAGGCCGCGGGTTTGCCGTAGTGGCGGGCGAAGTACGTAGTCTGGCGCAGCGCAGTGCGCAGGCAGCGAAAGAGATTGAAGGACTGATTTCTGAGTCTGTTCGCTGTGTGGATACTGGCTCCAATCTGGTTAGCGACGCGGGTGACACCATGCAGGATATCGTCCGTGCGGTGACTAACGTGACGGATATCATGGGTGAAATTGCGTCGGCATCGGAAGAACAAAGCAAAGGGATTGCGCAGGTTGGTCAGGCCGTGGCGGAAATGGACAGCGTAACGCAGCAAAACGCCGCGTTGGTTG
It encodes:
- a CDS encoding methyl-accepting chemotaxis protein — protein: MKLIKNIAIRTAMLWVLGIFCVLWGGVSIYTMFSFKEMTATSKTSTLLVQNMNFINQGNDQYFRMVTRLARAVDARRSGDNATADKEQASALVALDKLKSDLVAFNAIDHAGLDAALVQAVSRDWNNLVTQGVEPLYQKAVANALDDYQNQAKNVVPPLSRQFGASLSAFSNASAEKFDAAGVRFEQITTIGQNILLSGLIIGLIMLFLTDRYLVVCLVRPLNDLRYHFSVIASGHLGKPILDFGNNCVGRLFPLLREMQGSLASTVSTIRNSTDSIYQGASEIAAGNNDLSSRTEEQASALEETAASMEQLTATVKQNAENANHASQLALQASTTAKKGGEIVENVVKTMAEISGSSRKIAEITTVINGIAFQTNILALNAAVEAARAGEQGRGFAVVAGEVRSLAQRSAQAAKEIEGLISESVRCVDTGSNLVSDAGDTMQDIVRAVTNVTDIMGEIASASEEQSKGIAQVGQAVAEMDSVTQQNAALVEQASSAALSLEEQAALLNQTVSLFQLSDTQSGLQVAAKPVLKTPVIAPRAGKTLPPSNDNWEKF